In Streptomyces sp. NBC_00569, a single genomic region encodes these proteins:
- a CDS encoding winged helix DNA-binding domain-containing protein has product MATTASQPADVLDRRALNRAFLARQLLLNRRPMPAEAALEHLVGLQAQAPFPPYYGLWTRLEDFRPTELAELLTGRQAVRVPLMRGTVHLVTSSDCRRLRPCVKPFLERSLISTFAKDLNGLDPAKVAAAGRELLEEAPHTVGDLTAALRATWPDHPANALSNVVRCLLPVVQIPPRGVWGQGGQPTYALAEDWIGAPLDTEPDLDDLVLRYLAAFGPATVKDIQAWSGLTRLRAVTDRLRPRLVSLRDEEGRELLDLPDAPRPGTDAPAPVRYLAPYDNAILSHADRTRIISDAHRKAIATKNAVIPGTILVDGFVAGAWRVDRARASTTVDVQLFSAVSKRVRAELAEEGERLLLFASDGAAPRELRIADA; this is encoded by the coding sequence ATGGCCACCACTGCGTCCCAGCCCGCCGACGTGCTCGACCGGCGGGCTCTCAACCGCGCCTTTCTGGCACGCCAGTTGCTGCTGAACCGACGACCGATGCCGGCAGAAGCAGCGCTCGAGCACCTCGTGGGCCTGCAGGCGCAGGCGCCCTTCCCCCCGTACTACGGCCTGTGGACCAGGCTGGAGGACTTCCGTCCCACGGAACTGGCCGAACTCCTCACCGGGCGGCAGGCCGTGCGCGTCCCGCTGATGCGCGGCACCGTCCATCTGGTCACGTCCTCCGACTGCCGCAGACTGCGGCCGTGCGTGAAGCCGTTCCTGGAACGAAGCCTGATCAGCACCTTCGCCAAGGACCTGAACGGACTGGATCCCGCCAAGGTGGCGGCAGCGGGCCGGGAGCTCCTGGAAGAGGCTCCGCACACCGTCGGCGACCTGACCGCCGCCCTGCGTGCGACCTGGCCGGACCACCCCGCCAACGCGCTCAGCAACGTCGTGCGCTGTCTGCTGCCGGTGGTCCAGATCCCGCCCCGCGGAGTCTGGGGGCAGGGCGGACAGCCGACGTACGCCTTGGCGGAGGACTGGATCGGCGCCCCGCTGGACACGGAGCCCGACCTCGACGACCTGGTCCTGCGCTATCTGGCGGCGTTCGGGCCCGCCACCGTCAAGGACATCCAGGCATGGTCGGGTCTCACCCGGCTGCGCGCGGTGACCGACCGCCTGCGTCCGCGGCTGGTCTCCTTGCGCGACGAGGAAGGAAGAGAGCTCCTGGATCTGCCGGACGCCCCGCGGCCGGGCACCGACGCGCCCGCACCGGTTCGCTATCTGGCGCCGTACGACAACGCGATCCTCTCCCACGCGGACCGCACCCGGATCATCAGCGATGCCCATCGCAAGGCCATCGCGACGAAGAACGCCGTGATTCCGGGGACGATCCTCGTCGACGGATTCGTCGCCGGCGCCTGGCGGGTCGACCGTGCGCGCGCGTCGACCACCGTCGACGTACAGCTCTTCTCCGCCGTGAGCAAGCGGGTGCGTGCCGAGCTCGCGGAGGAGGGCGAGCGTCTGCTGCTCTTCGCCTCGGACGGCGCCGCACCGCGTGAACTTCGCATCGCCGACGCGTGA
- a CDS encoding alpha/beta fold hydrolase: MTWDESGLRHFLTQQLTWKPGEFDDSLELAFIEVPLDYAHPSGERIELALSRIRALDQRRRRGALLSLNGGPGGDGGLGRLLPTRLAGTAPHEVYDLIGFDPRGTGASTRVEGEASPTTVPFDSRPPDSVFAAISADMWERDQGCVRAGGNLRRHTTTANSARDMNVIRILLGEARISFVGWAYGTLLGALYGAMFGAHLDRSVLDSSVHPDWDWREQFASQALAVRENVDLWAEWVGQRDRFFGLGDGAARVLESVEEAAAALASIGEGASLRTAFDGVVGTLSAARGRWQELGALIGELGKATGAGDAERARELLAGQSRWRPGTAAGGLRDAVLEAVTCETEWPADLEIYYRDMRDFRDRFPYGFGVMRAQPWVAAFGTCTPVERRPAIIRGDYPTGLVVQADGDPLDHCPGAVAMAERLGHPLILVTDSGAHEIYRLGGNAQVDALVDAYLVDGELPPTRVELPGEARPSIPADSSLS; the protein is encoded by the coding sequence ATGACATGGGACGAATCCGGGTTGCGCCACTTTCTGACGCAGCAACTGACGTGGAAGCCGGGCGAATTCGACGACAGCCTCGAACTCGCCTTCATCGAAGTGCCGCTCGACTACGCGCACCCTTCCGGTGAGCGCATCGAGCTGGCGCTCAGCCGGATCCGGGCGCTGGATCAGCGCAGGAGGCGTGGTGCGCTGCTGTCCCTCAACGGTGGCCCGGGCGGCGACGGCGGTCTCGGCAGGCTGCTGCCGACGCGTCTGGCCGGCACCGCGCCCCACGAGGTCTACGACCTGATCGGTTTCGACCCTCGTGGAACCGGCGCTTCGACCCGGGTCGAGGGCGAAGCGAGTCCGACGACCGTGCCGTTCGACTCGCGCCCCCCGGACTCCGTGTTCGCCGCCATCTCCGCGGACATGTGGGAACGCGACCAGGGGTGCGTGCGCGCCGGGGGCAACCTGCGCCGTCACACCACCACGGCCAACAGCGCCCGCGACATGAACGTGATCCGCATCCTGCTCGGCGAAGCGCGGATCAGCTTCGTCGGCTGGGCCTACGGCACGCTGCTCGGCGCGCTCTACGGGGCGATGTTCGGAGCGCACCTGGACCGCAGCGTCCTCGACTCCTCGGTCCATCCGGACTGGGACTGGCGGGAGCAGTTCGCCTCCCAGGCGCTCGCGGTGCGCGAGAACGTGGACCTGTGGGCGGAGTGGGTCGGGCAGCGTGACCGGTTCTTCGGTCTCGGCGACGGCGCCGCGCGGGTACTGGAGAGCGTGGAGGAGGCCGCGGCGGCCCTGGCCTCCATCGGCGAGGGCGCGTCCTTGCGTACTGCGTTCGACGGAGTCGTCGGCACCCTGAGCGCGGCTCGCGGTCGCTGGCAAGAACTCGGCGCCCTGATAGGCGAGTTGGGCAAGGCGACCGGCGCCGGCGACGCGGAGCGGGCCCGTGAACTGCTAGCGGGCCAGTCCCGCTGGCGGCCGGGTACCGCGGCGGGCGGACTGCGCGACGCCGTGCTGGAAGCCGTGACGTGCGAGACCGAGTGGCCGGCCGACCTGGAGATCTACTACCGCGACATGCGTGACTTCAGGGACCGTTTCCCCTACGGCTTCGGCGTGATGCGCGCTCAGCCCTGGGTCGCCGCCTTCGGTACGTGCACACCCGTCGAGCGGCGCCCGGCCATCATCCGCGGCGACTACCCGACGGGGCTTGTGGTGCAGGCCGACGGCGACCCGCTGGACCACTGCCCGGGGGCGGTGGCCATGGCCGAGCGACTGGGGCATCCGCTGATCCTGGTCACCGACTCCGGAGCCCACGAGATCTACCGGCTCGGCGGCAACGCGCAGGTGGACGCGCTCGTCGACGCGTACCTGGTAGACGGTGAACTGCCGCCCACGCGTGTGGAGTTGCCGGGAGAGGCCCGGCCGAGCATCCCCGCGGACTCGAGCTTGAGCTGA
- the hydA gene encoding dihydropyrimidinase: MSSSRTVIRGGLVVTAADEIHADVLIEDGRIAALAAAGTDAAESWTADRTIDARQKYVIPGGVDAHTHMEMPFGGTFAADTFETGTRAAAWGGTTTIVDFAIQSVGHTLREGLDAWHAKADGNCAIDYGFHMIVSDVHDETLKEMDLLVAEGVTSFKQFMAYPGVFYSDDGQILRAMQRAGENGGLIMMHAENGIAIDVLVQQALERGETDPRFHGEVRKALLEAEATHRAIKLAQVAGAPLYVVHVSAQEALAEIARARDEGLNVFGETCPQYLFLSTDNLAEPDFEGAKYVCSTPLRPKDHQAALWRGLRTNDLQVVSTDHCPFCFTGQKELGRGDFSKIPNGMPGVENRMDLLHQAVVDGHISRRRWIEIACATPARMFGLYPKKGTIAPGADADVVIYDPHAEQVVSAETHHMNVDYSAYEGKRITGRVETVLSRGELVIDQRTFTGRAGHGVYVPRGITQYVG, encoded by the coding sequence ATGAGCAGCAGCCGTACCGTCATCCGCGGCGGACTCGTCGTCACCGCCGCCGACGAGATCCACGCCGACGTACTCATCGAGGACGGGCGCATCGCCGCCCTCGCCGCGGCCGGCACCGACGCCGCGGAATCCTGGACCGCGGACCGGACGATCGACGCCCGCCAGAAGTACGTCATCCCGGGCGGTGTCGACGCGCACACCCACATGGAGATGCCGTTCGGCGGCACCTTCGCCGCCGACACCTTCGAGACGGGCACCCGGGCGGCGGCCTGGGGCGGCACGACCACCATCGTCGACTTCGCCATCCAGTCCGTCGGGCACACCCTGCGCGAGGGCCTGGACGCCTGGCACGCCAAGGCCGACGGGAACTGCGCGATCGACTACGGCTTCCACATGATCGTCTCCGACGTGCACGACGAGACGCTCAAGGAGATGGACCTGCTCGTCGCCGAGGGGGTCACGTCGTTCAAGCAGTTCATGGCGTACCCCGGCGTCTTCTACTCCGACGACGGGCAGATCCTGCGCGCCATGCAGCGGGCCGGTGAGAACGGCGGCCTCATCATGATGCACGCCGAGAACGGCATCGCGATCGACGTCCTCGTGCAGCAGGCGCTGGAGCGCGGCGAGACCGACCCGCGCTTCCACGGCGAGGTCAGGAAGGCGCTCCTCGAAGCCGAGGCGACGCACCGCGCCATCAAGCTCGCCCAGGTCGCGGGCGCGCCCCTGTACGTGGTGCACGTCTCGGCGCAGGAGGCGCTCGCCGAGATCGCGCGGGCCCGCGACGAGGGCCTGAACGTCTTCGGCGAGACCTGCCCGCAGTACCTCTTCCTGTCCACGGACAACCTCGCCGAGCCGGACTTCGAGGGCGCCAAGTACGTGTGCAGCACGCCCCTGCGGCCCAAGGACCACCAGGCGGCCCTGTGGCGTGGCCTGCGCACGAACGACCTCCAGGTCGTCTCCACCGACCACTGCCCGTTCTGCTTCACCGGGCAGAAGGAGCTGGGCCGCGGCGACTTCTCGAAGATCCCCAACGGCATGCCCGGCGTCGAGAACCGCATGGACCTCCTGCACCAGGCCGTCGTCGACGGACACATCTCGCGCCGCCGCTGGATCGAGATCGCCTGCGCGACCCCGGCCCGCATGTTCGGCCTCTACCCGAAGAAGGGCACCATCGCGCCGGGCGCCGACGCCGACGTCGTCATCTACGACCCGCACGCCGAGCAGGTCGTCTCCGCCGAGACCCATCACATGAACGTCGACTACTCGGCGTACGAGGGCAAGCGGATCACCGGCCGCGTCGAGACGGTGCTCTCCCGCGGTGAACTGGTCATCGATCAGCGGACGTTCACGGGTCGGGCCGGACACGGCGTGTACGTCCCCCGCGGCATCACGCAGTACGTCGGCTAG
- a CDS encoding nitrilase-related carbon-nitrogen hydrolase: MSTVIRAAIFQTAWTGDKESMIQVHEQAVRDAAAQGAKVLCFQELFYGPYFCQVQDAKFYEYAEAIPDGPTVRRFQTLAAEHGIVLVLPMYEEEQPGVLYNTAAVIDADGTYLGKYRKTHIPQVKGFWEKFYFRPGNSGWPVFDTAVGKIGVYICYDRHFPEGWRALGLEGAQIVFNPSATSRGLSGYLWQLEQPASAVANEYFVGAINRVGQEEYGDNDFYGTSYFVDPEGQFVGEVAGDKEPELVVRDLDMAKLREVRDRWQFYRDRAPGAYTPLTNP; this comes from the coding sequence ATGAGCACCGTGATCCGCGCCGCGATCTTCCAGACCGCCTGGACGGGCGACAAAGAGTCCATGATCCAGGTCCATGAGCAGGCCGTCCGCGACGCCGCCGCGCAGGGGGCGAAGGTCCTCTGCTTCCAGGAGCTGTTCTACGGCCCGTACTTCTGCCAGGTGCAGGACGCGAAGTTCTACGAGTACGCCGAGGCGATCCCCGACGGCCCCACCGTCCGCCGCTTCCAGACGCTCGCCGCCGAGCACGGCATCGTCCTCGTGCTGCCGATGTACGAGGAGGAGCAGCCCGGCGTCCTCTACAACACGGCCGCCGTGATCGACGCCGACGGCACCTACCTCGGCAAGTACCGCAAGACCCACATCCCGCAAGTGAAGGGATTCTGGGAGAAGTTCTACTTCCGGCCGGGCAACTCCGGCTGGCCCGTCTTCGACACGGCCGTCGGGAAGATCGGCGTCTACATCTGCTACGACCGGCACTTCCCCGAGGGCTGGCGCGCACTGGGCCTCGAAGGGGCGCAGATCGTGTTCAACCCGTCGGCGACCTCGCGCGGTCTGTCCGGCTACCTGTGGCAGCTGGAACAGCCGGCGTCCGCCGTCGCGAACGAGTACTTCGTCGGCGCGATCAACCGCGTCGGCCAGGAGGAGTACGGCGACAACGACTTCTACGGGACGAGCTACTTCGTCGACCCGGAGGGCCAGTTCGTCGGGGAGGTCGCCGGGGACAAGGAACCCGAACTCGTCGTACGGGACCTCGACATGGCCAAACTGCGCGAGGTCCGCGACCGCTGGCAGTTCTACCGCGACCGCGCGCCGGGCGCGTACACGCCGCTGACCAACCCGTAG
- a CDS encoding PucR family transcriptional regulator gives MTVTAAEHALSVRQILALERIAAGDPEVVAGAGHLDRPVRWVHVAEAADVGVMLSGGEMVLTTGVLLAGNAHARTEYIESLHRAEAAAVVLGLGRAFPSPPEDMRRAAERYGLPMVVLHRPFPFAELTEEVQSRLVRRKFAAVSLSEGIRTALTGLITAGAPLQRLLDEIAAHSGCPVVVANLAHRVLATAGERSAVDDVLRDWERIARRAGCADGADWYRAALDGRGERWGSVVLCGYRGDGPTGRLLAERAAEALVLHRMLGGAAHTWEQQSAQGILTELVSGVVPARQLLPRARVAGLPVNRRTFVPLVVRDGDPAELGRVLRLLGLCGLAAELADGATAVLLSLARDQAAGPLTEHFAARLGTGAGEQAVVAAAEPCTAWDDVAAGLREALHVAQAAAGTPDVPPVVRLRDVRLRGLVRLLRDDPHVQAFAERELDGLLYADDPGLLPVLRTYLATGRNKSRTAQLHHMSRPALYRRLEAIESLLGLDLDDFEQAASVHIALLAHDAQRG, from the coding sequence ATGACCGTCACCGCCGCCGAACACGCCCTGTCCGTACGGCAGATACTCGCCCTGGAGCGGATCGCGGCGGGGGACCCCGAGGTGGTCGCGGGGGCCGGTCACCTCGACCGGCCCGTGCGCTGGGTGCACGTCGCCGAGGCCGCCGACGTCGGGGTGATGCTCAGCGGCGGCGAGATGGTCCTCACCACCGGCGTCCTCCTGGCCGGGAACGCCCACGCCAGGACCGAGTACATCGAGTCCCTGCACCGCGCGGAGGCGGCGGCCGTCGTCCTCGGGCTCGGCCGTGCCTTCCCGTCACCGCCCGAGGACATGCGGCGCGCGGCCGAGCGGTACGGGCTGCCGATGGTCGTCCTGCACCGCCCGTTCCCCTTCGCCGAACTCACGGAGGAGGTCCAGTCGAGGCTCGTGAGGCGGAAGTTCGCCGCCGTCAGCCTCTCCGAGGGGATCCGCACCGCGCTGACCGGACTCATCACGGCGGGCGCCCCGCTCCAGCGGCTCCTCGACGAGATCGCCGCGCACAGCGGCTGCCCGGTCGTCGTCGCCAACCTCGCCCACCGTGTCCTCGCCACCGCCGGTGAGCGGTCCGCCGTGGACGACGTGCTGCGCGACTGGGAACGCATCGCGCGCCGGGCGGGCTGCGCCGACGGCGCCGACTGGTACCGCGCCGCCCTCGACGGGCGCGGCGAGCGCTGGGGCAGCGTCGTGCTGTGCGGCTACCGGGGCGACGGCCCCACCGGACGGCTCCTCGCCGAACGTGCAGCCGAGGCCCTCGTCCTGCACCGCATGCTCGGGGGCGCCGCCCACACCTGGGAGCAGCAGTCCGCGCAGGGCATCCTCACCGAGCTCGTCTCCGGCGTCGTACCGGCCCGCCAGCTCCTGCCCCGGGCCAGGGTCGCCGGTCTCCCCGTCAACCGCCGCACCTTCGTCCCGCTCGTCGTCCGCGACGGCGACCCGGCCGAACTCGGCCGCGTACTACGCCTGTTGGGGCTCTGCGGGCTTGCTGCCGAGCTCGCGGACGGCGCCACCGCCGTCCTGCTCAGCCTCGCCCGCGACCAGGCCGCCGGACCGCTCACCGAGCACTTCGCGGCCCGCCTGGGCACCGGGGCGGGGGAGCAGGCCGTCGTGGCGGCCGCCGAGCCGTGCACCGCCTGGGACGACGTGGCCGCCGGGCTGCGCGAGGCGCTGCACGTCGCGCAGGCCGCGGCCGGCACCCCGGACGTCCCGCCCGTCGTGCGCCTGCGTGACGTACGCCTGCGGGGCCTGGTACGGCTCCTGCGCGACGACCCGCACGTGCAGGCCTTCGCCGAACGCGAGCTGGACGGGCTCCTGTACGCCGACGACCCGGGCCTGCTGCCCGTGCTGCGGACCTATCTCGCGACCGGGCGCAACAAGTCGCGCACGGCGCAGCTCCACCACATGAGCCGCCCCGCCCTCTACCGCAGGCTGGAGGCCATTGAGTCGCTCCTCGGCCTGGACCTCGACGACTTCGAGCAGGCCGCGTCCGTCCACATCGCCCTCCTCGCCCATGACGCGCAGAGAGGGTGA
- a CDS encoding aspartate aminotransferase family protein: protein MTPDLHARHRAVLPDWLALYYDRPIEITHGEGRHVWDAAGNKYLDFFGGILTTMTAHALPEVTKAVSEQAGRIIHTSTLYLNRQMVELAERVASLSGIPDARVFFTTSGTEANDTALLLATAHRRSNQILAMRNSYHGRSFSAVGITGNRGWSPTSLSPLQTLYVHGGVRSRGPYSRLTDAQFIEACVDDLRDILGQTRGVAALIAEPIQGVGGFTSPPDGLYAAFREVLQEHGILWIADEVQTGWGRTGDHFWGWQAHAQNGPPDILTFAKGIGNGMSIGGVVARAEVMNCLDSNSISTFGGSPVTMAAGLANLIYLLEHDLQGNARRVGGLLIERLRAVGAATECVREVRGRGLMIGIELVKPGTDEADPDAAARVIEAAREGGLLVGKGGGHNTSVLRIAPPLTLTVAEAEEGAAVLERALHSAC from the coding sequence ATGACCCCCGACCTCCACGCCCGTCACCGCGCCGTCCTGCCGGACTGGCTCGCCCTGTACTACGACCGCCCGATCGAGATCACCCACGGCGAGGGCCGTCACGTCTGGGACGCCGCCGGGAACAAGTACCTCGACTTCTTCGGCGGCATCCTGACGACGATGACCGCGCACGCCCTGCCGGAGGTGACCAAGGCGGTCAGCGAGCAGGCCGGACGCATCATCCACACCTCGACCCTCTACCTCAACCGGCAGATGGTCGAACTCGCCGAGCGCGTGGCCTCGTTGTCCGGCATCCCGGACGCCCGCGTCTTCTTCACCACCTCCGGCACCGAGGCCAACGACACGGCGCTGCTGCTCGCCACCGCGCACCGCCGCTCGAACCAGATCCTCGCGATGCGCAACAGCTACCACGGCCGGTCCTTCTCCGCCGTCGGCATCACCGGCAACCGCGGATGGTCCCCGACCAGCCTCTCCCCCCTCCAGACGCTGTACGTCCATGGCGGGGTGCGCAGCCGGGGCCCGTACTCCCGTCTGACCGACGCCCAGTTCATCGAGGCGTGCGTCGACGACCTGCGGGACATCCTCGGCCAGACACGTGGCGTCGCCGCGCTGATCGCCGAACCCATCCAGGGCGTCGGCGGGTTCACCTCGCCGCCCGACGGCCTGTACGCGGCGTTCCGCGAGGTGCTGCAGGAGCACGGCATCCTGTGGATCGCCGACGAGGTGCAGACGGGCTGGGGCCGCACCGGCGACCACTTCTGGGGCTGGCAGGCGCACGCGCAGAACGGTCCCCCCGACATCCTGACCTTCGCCAAGGGCATCGGGAACGGCATGTCCATCGGCGGCGTCGTCGCGCGCGCCGAGGTCATGAACTGCCTGGACTCCAACTCCATTTCGACGTTCGGCGGCTCGCCGGTGACGATGGCGGCCGGCCTGGCCAACCTGATCTACCTCCTGGAACACGACCTCCAGGGCAACGCCCGCCGCGTCGGCGGCCTCCTCATCGAGCGGCTCCGGGCCGTCGGCGCCGCCACGGAGTGCGTACGAGAAGTACGCGGCCGGGGATTGATGATCGGCATCGAGCTGGTGAAACCCGGCACGGACGAGGCCGACCCGGACGCGGCGGCGCGCGTGATCGAGGCGGCCCGCGAGGGCGGACTCCTCGTCGGCAAGGGCGGCGGGCACAACACCAGCGTGCTGCGCATCGCGCCACCACTGACGCTCACCGTCGCCGAGGCGGAAGAGGGAGCGGCCGTCCTGGAGCGGGCCCTGCACAGCGCCTGTTAG
- a CDS encoding nitrilase-related carbon-nitrogen hydrolase, translating into MAHVVRAALVQATWTGDTESMITKHEEHAREAARQGARIIGFQEVFNAPYFCQVQEAEHYRWAEPVPDGPTVTRMKALARETGMVVVVPVFEVEQSGFYFNTAAVIDADGTYLGKYRKHHIPQVKGFWEKYYFKPGNLGWPVFETAVGRVGVYICYDRHFPEGWRQLGLNGAQLVYNPSATSRGLSAYLWQLEQPAAAVANEYFIAAINRVGVEEYGDNDFYGTSYFVDPRGQTVGDAASDKDEELLVRDLDFGLIEEVRQQWAFYRDRRPDAYEGLVQP; encoded by the coding sequence ATGGCCCACGTCGTACGCGCCGCGCTGGTCCAGGCGACCTGGACGGGCGACACCGAATCCATGATCACCAAGCATGAGGAACATGCGCGGGAGGCGGCCCGGCAGGGCGCCCGGATCATCGGCTTCCAGGAGGTCTTCAACGCCCCCTACTTCTGCCAGGTGCAGGAGGCGGAGCACTACCGCTGGGCCGAGCCCGTGCCGGACGGGCCGACCGTGACCCGGATGAAGGCGCTGGCCCGCGAGACCGGGATGGTCGTCGTGGTACCGGTCTTCGAGGTCGAGCAGTCCGGGTTCTACTTCAACACCGCGGCCGTGATCGACGCCGACGGCACGTACCTCGGCAAGTACCGCAAGCACCACATCCCGCAGGTGAAGGGCTTCTGGGAGAAGTACTACTTCAAGCCGGGGAACCTGGGATGGCCGGTCTTCGAGACCGCCGTCGGCCGCGTCGGCGTCTACATCTGCTACGACCGGCACTTCCCGGAGGGCTGGCGCCAGCTCGGCCTCAACGGCGCCCAGCTCGTGTACAACCCGTCCGCCACGAGCCGTGGCCTCTCGGCCTACCTGTGGCAGCTGGAACAGCCGGCCGCGGCCGTCGCGAACGAGTACTTCATCGCCGCGATCAACCGCGTGGGCGTCGAGGAGTACGGGGACAACGACTTCTACGGCACGAGCTACTTCGTTGACCCCCGTGGGCAGACCGTGGGCGACGCCGCGAGCGACAAGGACGAGGAACTCCTCGTACGGGACCTCGACTTCGGCCTCATCGAAGAGGTGCGCCAGCAGTGGGCGTTCTACCGGGACCGCCGGCCCGACGCATACGAAGGGCTGGTGCAGCCATGA
- a CDS encoding helix-turn-helix domain-containing protein, giving the protein MVRTPLTPEERERGERLGLLLREARRGRSMVEVAASAGLSAETLRKIETGRAPTPAFFTVAALARTLGLSMDEIVASCSPVTV; this is encoded by the coding sequence ATGGTCCGAACCCCCCTGACCCCCGAAGAGCGCGAGCGCGGTGAGCGGCTCGGCCTGCTGCTGCGCGAGGCCCGGCGCGGGCGGAGCATGGTCGAGGTCGCCGCGAGCGCGGGTCTGTCCGCCGAGACGCTCCGCAAGATCGAGACGGGCCGTGCGCCCACCCCCGCCTTCTTCACGGTCGCGGCCCTCGCCCGGACCCTCGGCCTCTCCATGGACGAGATCGTGGCGAGCTGCTCGCCGGTGACTGTCTAG
- the map gene encoding type I methionyl aminopeptidase codes for MVELKTDTSIDEMREAGRVVARALAAVREKAAVGVSLLELDSVAHGVLRAAGASSPFLGYRPSFAPTPFPAVLCASVNDAIVHGIPDGYRLRDGDLLSADFGAQLGGWAGDSAISFTVGTARPDDVHLIETAERALAAGIAAAVVGNRIGDIAHAIGKVCRAEGYGIPDGFGGHGIGRKMHEDPPVPNEGRAGRGMRLKHGMVIAIEPMVIAGGMDDYYAAPDGWTLRTGDGTRAAHAEHTVAITDAGPRILTAL; via the coding sequence ATGGTGGAACTCAAGACAGACACATCGATCGACGAGATGCGGGAAGCGGGCCGGGTCGTGGCCCGGGCGCTCGCGGCGGTCCGCGAGAAGGCGGCCGTAGGGGTCTCGCTCCTGGAGCTGGACTCGGTGGCGCACGGCGTGCTGCGCGCCGCCGGCGCGAGCTCCCCCTTCCTCGGCTACCGCCCCTCGTTCGCCCCGACCCCCTTTCCGGCGGTCCTGTGCGCGTCGGTGAACGACGCGATCGTGCACGGCATCCCCGACGGGTACCGGCTGCGCGACGGCGACCTGCTCTCGGCCGACTTCGGCGCCCAACTGGGCGGCTGGGCCGGGGACTCGGCGATCAGCTTCACGGTCGGCACGGCGCGCCCCGACGACGTACACCTCATCGAGACGGCGGAGCGCGCGCTCGCGGCGGGCATCGCGGCGGCGGTCGTCGGCAACAGGATCGGGGACATCGCGCACGCCATCGGCAAGGTGTGCCGGGCGGAGGGATACGGCATCCCGGACGGCTTCGGCGGGCACGGCATCGGCCGCAAGATGCACGAGGACCCGCCCGTCCCGAACGAGGGACGGGCCGGCCGGGGCATGCGCCTCAAGCACGGCATGGTGATCGCGATCGAGCCGATGGTGATCGCCGGAGGCATGGACGACTACTACGCGGCCCCGGACGGCTGGACCCTGCGCACGGGTGACGGCACCCGCGCCGCCCACGCCGAACACACGGTCGCCATCACGGACGCGGGGCCGCGGATCCTGACGGCACTGTGA